In the genome of Podospora pseudocomata strain CBS 415.72m chromosome 7, whole genome shotgun sequence, the window CTTACCTCCTCGTggccctcaacctccccgtcaCCAGCGCAGGACCCATAACCCAAACCTTTTCCTTCgcctccaccatcgccgccatcgccgcgAGTCTAGTCATCAAGCGCCTAGGCGGTGAACCCCGCCCAAAACCCTGGATCGTCTTCGGCGCAACAATCtacaccctcgccatcctgctgctgctccacaCCCGCAAGCGCGGCGTTTCCGAACCGGTCCTCTACACAGCGCAGATGTTCCTCGGCGCCGGAGCGGGGTTGATGCACGTGGCTACTCAGCTCGTCGTCCAGGCGGCTGCGTCTTCGAGCTCCAACCTCAAGGGGAGGAACCGGCATCAGCACGTCGGGGTGGCGACCGCGGCGTTTTTGACGCTGGTGCAAGTCGGGAGCGCGGTGGGGAGCGCGGTGAGCGGGGCgatttgggggaggttgatacCGGGGAAGCTGAGGGAGTATCTCCCTGAGGATGCGAAGGGAGAGGCGGGCAAGATTTATGGGAGCgtgagggaggcggtgtCGTATCCGTGGGGGAGTCCTGAACGGGAGGCGATTGCGAGGAGCTATCAGGAGACTGTGGAGGTGCTGCTTTGGGTGGCGCTGGGCGTTTGTGTGCCGGTGCTGGTTATGGCTTGGGCGGTGGGGATTttaggttgagggggggatCCGAGgccggcgggggaggaggaggggagaaggggaagggggtggtgggggttgttgctgtggggtgggaagaggagggattaaaagggaagaagatatggtttggttgtttttgagagagggaggaagcAAGCGATGATTTTCTGGTTGGATGGCTTGGTCACCAAGCGTTGaatgttttgttgttgacacCACGGATTGTTTGAATAGTTTGGGTGTTGGATGTACTGTACTCTTTTGATTTGCTGTATACATTAGAAATACACATGTCGCAAGAcaatatcaccaccacccttatCCCCACCATTCGCCTGTCTTTTCCTTGCTTGCTGGTGGGAAAACAGTCTCAATCATAAGCTCAATATTGGCGCACAAGAACCAATCAGAACAACAAGGGCGTGTGGCTCAGTTGGTAGAGCGTTCGCTTAGCATACCCCCCACCTGTATGCGAAAGGTCCTGGGTTCGAttcccagctcgtccacAACCTTTTGCCCATGAGGGtattattttctttttttcttagGTCCCTGCCAATATTTTTTTGCAGCTTCAAGTTATGAGAGAGTGATTTCAGGTTCACAAACAATAGTAGAGCATTAAACCTGCACACCTTCCAGAGGCGCATTATTCCAACTGATTTTAAAATATCAAAAAGACATCGCGATGTGAATACATACATCtatcacccccccccccactttttcccttcttcaccaTTATATACACCCCAGCCCAACGCCTACACTCTCCCATATCacacaaccccttctccttaCTACTTCCCCCCATCATAAatatcccccaccccaacccccatcttccccagtCTCGCAACAAGCATGGTATTCTCCCTCTGCAAATCTCCCACCTGCCCCCTCAAaatctcaatctccttcctcgccacaTCTCTCTCCGCCCTCGTCCGCTCCAGCTCCATGGCCAGatccgccctctcctccctctcctgcatcttcctcctcttttcctccttcttcttctcctcctgctgcttcttctccgccagcctcctcacctccctctcataCTTCTCCTTCTGCTTGGCAATCTCCCTCTCATGCTTCTCCTTCAGCCTCTGAAGCGCCGCTTCCTCCTTCGCCTCGTCCGATtccttgtggtggttgtgatgttTCCTCTGGTGCGACCTCTCCAGCTTAGCCTGCGCCTTCTTCATACGTTCCTgcagcttcttcagctccttcTCGTGCTGGTTCGACAGCGAGGCCGAATGCGAAGTGTGAGCTACCGAGTTGTTGTCGTCATTGGAGTGCAGGGACGAGGGCGAGACAGAAGACAAGGTGGACGCGACGTCGTTGTGAGAGTCGGCTTTGGATAACAGTCCCGCTGCCGTGACATCAacatcgccaccaccaccctctgcGTTGTGACCTTCTGACGCAGAGGCAAAGCTGAGTTCGGATGATGTGTCGctttcgtcgtcgtcgtcgttggacAGGCTCTCTTCGTCTTCGGTAGCAATCGTCGAGCCGGCGAGGGTGGCTACTCTAGACGCAACCGCTGAGCCGGCTGCCCCGAGGGCTGATGCTATCATACCGTAAAAGCCGCTCGGGGGCGTGACCTCGCCTCGTTTGTCATGACGGTGCACCTCCCTATTATGGTCCGTGTCACGGAGTTGATTCAACACCGAGGAATCAACCGCGCCGCCGTTTTCGATTTTCTCGGGCTTCTTTCCTTCGGCTTtgctcacctcctccccctcgccttcATGGTCTCCATCAACAGCCgtctcatcgtcatcactccgttgctgctgcgcttCAAACCACTTCAGAAACTGCCCCGCGTCATTCACAATCCCCCCCGGAGTCCCCTTCTCAACCATAAACCTTGGCACGCTCCCCCCCGGGTCACTCCTCGTGACCATCAACCACTCAATTGCCatttccacatcctcctcttcactaTCCTGCCTCTCTTCaatcgccttcttggccgacCTAAGAGCAGCGTCCTTGCCGTCTTTCCCATCATGCTCGCCCCAGTCACCActcgacctcgtcctcctaAGCGGCTTCACAACCGGCACCTCCCTAATCACCTCCACACTCTCATACACCCCTCTAATAAATCCCGACCGAGGCGGACAATCAGGGTGCTCCACCGGCCGACTCACAAGCATAAACTGcctcggccccctccccttcttctttttatcCCCATCagtctccttcctcaccggAGGCGTCATATGCAGCGCAATAAAAtccctcgccgtcgtcggtCCTCCAAACCTCGCCGAAACCTGAAACACTGTTACTTTGTCAGCCTttatccaaccccccctcccccccctcactcAATTCTTCATCACTTACCCTCCATgagcccctcctccccctcaaccctctccaccaccctctccgccccGATCCCCCTAATATTCCCACATCCAggctccttcccctccctctcacaCCTCTTGAGCGTCTCTTTGAACTCCCGTttcaacgcctcctcccacctcccaaaaTCCATCCCGTGATGCAAGCTGTACCGCCCGAACCAAGCCCCCTTGCCATCTTTGGCCGATAATTTGTACACAGTAATCCCGTGGGGGTTATCCCTCGGATTAGtcttcacctccttccactctTTCCTCAGTTTCTCCACCGTGGCTTTTGtctctggtgatgatgacaggACAGAGTTCAGATCGAGGACCGCAGTCGCGGATTCG includes:
- a CDS encoding hypothetical protein (COG:S; EggNog:ENOG503NYTU) encodes the protein MGGSTHHHPFQSLSPLSWTTDLSSGTSPEVISKVITDTFSNAQILVDSLPPSPSHSQPTTRPRSQTESATAVLDLNSVLSSSPETKATVEKLRKEWKEVKTNPRDNPHGITVYKLSAKDGKGAWFGRYSLHHGMDFGRWEEALKREFKETLKRCEREGKEPGCGNIRGIGAERVVERVEGEEGLMEVFQVSARFGGPTTARDFIALHMTPPVRKETDGDKKKKGRGPRQFMLVSRPVEHPDCPPRSGFIRGVYESVEVIREVPVVKPLRRTRSSGDWGEHDGKDGKDAALRSAKKAIEERQDSEEEDVEMAIEWLMVTRSDPGGSVPRFMVEKGTPGGIVNDAGQFLKWFEAQQQRSDDDETAVDGDHEGEGEEVSKAEGKKPEKIENGGAVDSSVLNQLRDTDHNREVHRHDKRGEVTPPSGFYGMIASALGAAGSAVASRVATLAGSTIATEDEESLSNDDDDESDTSSELSFASASEGHNAEGGGGDVDVTAAGLLSKADSHNDVASTLSSVSPSSLHSNDDNNSVAHTSHSASLSNQHEKELKKLQERMKKAQAKLERSHQRKHHNHHKESDEAKEEAALQRLKEKHEREIAKQKEKYEREVRRLAEKKQQEEKKKEEKRRKMQEREERADLAMELERTRAERDVARKEIEILRGQVGDLQRENTMLVARLGKMGVGVGDIYDGGK